In a genomic window of Oncorhynchus masou masou isolate Uvic2021 chromosome 4, UVic_Omas_1.1, whole genome shotgun sequence:
- the LOC135522267 gene encoding SERTA domain-containing protein 2-like isoform X1 has translation MGAPLPYGRIVTRREQLAVKELIVKYIKPHSLRTHLFTKLWRYMLGNGVKRKLDEDGLEEGKALLTSAAGAAGSHSRVNYTLQRQTVLNISLMKLYGPPRTPATEPALQRRVLINNVIRRIHHEFKEEGGAGLRAHFFAVPPPAPNITEDEGYHEAPTSAFGGVLSPPLSPLSSLDSGLTPASLLDDDPPLFFAFPPSSPHPLGHHPVSLRPSEPPPPPAKDSFSSALEEIEELCPIAVTTSTTSSLPLSPPPSPQPPLSLPAGIDMKEEGRTYSPKDKESLLLDESQAAKTDPPSAHADISPSSGGFLTDFALDDILFTDIDTSMYDFNLPCGASSIPPNLGVSKTTPMVTADDLVKTLSSYSGGGVGSPPLAQNQPFKMDLAELDHIMEVLVGS, from the exons ATGGGGGCGCCTCTGCCATATGGACGCATTGTGACACGTCGAGAGCAACTGGCGGTAAAAGAGCTGATTGTAAAGTACATCAAACCACATTCACTGCGCACACACCTGTTCACAAAACTGTGGAG ATATATGTTGGGTAACGGTGTGAAGCGCAAACTGGATGAGGACGGCCTGGAGGAGGGCAAGGCGCTCCTCACATCAGCGGCCGGAGCAGCGGGCAGCCACTCGAGGGTTAACTACACGCTGCAGCGCCAGACGGTGCTAAACATCTCCTTGATGAAGCTGTATGGGCCGCCGCGGACGCCCGCCACTGAGCCAGCCCTGCAGCGCCGCGTGCTCATCAACAACGTCATCCGCCGCATCCACCACGAGTTCAAAGAGGAAGGCGGTGCGGGGCTGCGCGCACACTTCTTTGCCGTCCCACCGCCGGCGCCGAACATCACCGAGGATGAGGGCTACCACGAAGCTCCGACATCTGCGTTCGGCGGCGTCCTCTCCCCGCCCCTCTCGCCACTGTCGTCGCTGGACTCTGGTTTGACCCCGGCCTCGCTCCTGGATGATGACCCGCCACTGTTCTTTGCCTTCCCGCCGTCCTCACCCCACCCCCTGGGTCACCACCCTGTCTCGCTGAGACCGTCAGAGCCCCCCCCGCCTCCTGCCAAGGACAGCTTCTCCTCAGCTTTGGAGGAGATCGAGGAGCTGTGCCCCATTGCAGTGACAACCTCTACTACCTCCTCCCTACCTTTGTCTCCTCCACCTTCACCCCAGCCCCCACTCTCTCTACCAGCAGGGATAGACatgaaagaggaagggaggacaTACAGCCCGAAGGACAAGGAGTCGCTCTTGCTGGACGAAAGCCAGGCTGCAAAAACAGACCCTCCCAGCGCCCACGCAGACATATCGCCCTCCTCCGGGGGCTTCCTCACTGACTTTGCCCTGGATGACATTCTATTCACGGACATCGACACCTCCATGTATGACTTTAACCTCCCCTGCGGTGCCTCTTCAATACCGCCGAACTTGGGGGTGTCCAAAACGACCCCCATGGTCACTGCGGACGACCTGGTCAAGACTCTGTCGAGTTACAGCGGGGGAGGGGTGGGCTCTCCCCCTCTGGCACAAAACCAGCCCTTCAAAATGGACCTGGCTGAGCTCGACCACATTATGGAAGTCCTGGTGGGGTCTTGA
- the LOC135522267 gene encoding SERTA domain-containing protein 2-like isoform X2 — protein MLGNGVKRKLDEDGLEEGKALLTSAAGAAGSHSRVNYTLQRQTVLNISLMKLYGPPRTPATEPALQRRVLINNVIRRIHHEFKEEGGAGLRAHFFAVPPPAPNITEDEGYHEAPTSAFGGVLSPPLSPLSSLDSGLTPASLLDDDPPLFFAFPPSSPHPLGHHPVSLRPSEPPPPPAKDSFSSALEEIEELCPIAVTTSTTSSLPLSPPPSPQPPLSLPAGIDMKEEGRTYSPKDKESLLLDESQAAKTDPPSAHADISPSSGGFLTDFALDDILFTDIDTSMYDFNLPCGASSIPPNLGVSKTTPMVTADDLVKTLSSYSGGGVGSPPLAQNQPFKMDLAELDHIMEVLVGS, from the coding sequence ATGTTGGGTAACGGTGTGAAGCGCAAACTGGATGAGGACGGCCTGGAGGAGGGCAAGGCGCTCCTCACATCAGCGGCCGGAGCAGCGGGCAGCCACTCGAGGGTTAACTACACGCTGCAGCGCCAGACGGTGCTAAACATCTCCTTGATGAAGCTGTATGGGCCGCCGCGGACGCCCGCCACTGAGCCAGCCCTGCAGCGCCGCGTGCTCATCAACAACGTCATCCGCCGCATCCACCACGAGTTCAAAGAGGAAGGCGGTGCGGGGCTGCGCGCACACTTCTTTGCCGTCCCACCGCCGGCGCCGAACATCACCGAGGATGAGGGCTACCACGAAGCTCCGACATCTGCGTTCGGCGGCGTCCTCTCCCCGCCCCTCTCGCCACTGTCGTCGCTGGACTCTGGTTTGACCCCGGCCTCGCTCCTGGATGATGACCCGCCACTGTTCTTTGCCTTCCCGCCGTCCTCACCCCACCCCCTGGGTCACCACCCTGTCTCGCTGAGACCGTCAGAGCCCCCCCCGCCTCCTGCCAAGGACAGCTTCTCCTCAGCTTTGGAGGAGATCGAGGAGCTGTGCCCCATTGCAGTGACAACCTCTACTACCTCCTCCCTACCTTTGTCTCCTCCACCTTCACCCCAGCCCCCACTCTCTCTACCAGCAGGGATAGACatgaaagaggaagggaggacaTACAGCCCGAAGGACAAGGAGTCGCTCTTGCTGGACGAAAGCCAGGCTGCAAAAACAGACCCTCCCAGCGCCCACGCAGACATATCGCCCTCCTCCGGGGGCTTCCTCACTGACTTTGCCCTGGATGACATTCTATTCACGGACATCGACACCTCCATGTATGACTTTAACCTCCCCTGCGGTGCCTCTTCAATACCGCCGAACTTGGGGGTGTCCAAAACGACCCCCATGGTCACTGCGGACGACCTGGTCAAGACTCTGTCGAGTTACAGCGGGGGAGGGGTGGGCTCTCCCCCTCTGGCACAAAACCAGCCCTTCAAAATGGACCTGGCTGAGCTCGACCACATTATGGAAGTCCTGGTGGGGTCTTGA